One Williamwhitmania sp. genomic window carries:
- a CDS encoding FtsL-like putative cell division protein: MLGKEEQVEFEKEPEESKKAKKKSNPLKDIMTGSMLAKEAVTGQLPYIVFLVFMALVYIGNRYRTERIVSESTKLQKEVENLRSESITTAAELMNISKQSEVARMVKQQGLGLEESVKPPQIIKKSVW, from the coding sequence ATGTTAGGGAAAGAAGAGCAAGTTGAGTTTGAGAAAGAACCGGAGGAATCTAAAAAGGCGAAGAAGAAATCAAACCCTTTGAAGGATATTATGACCGGAAGTATGTTAGCGAAGGAGGCCGTAACTGGGCAACTTCCCTACATTGTTTTTTTGGTATTCATGGCCTTGGTGTATATAGGAAATAGGTATCGCACAGAACGCATTGTAAGTGAAAGTACAAAGTTGCAAAAGGAGGTTGAAAATTTACGTTCCGAAAGTATAACCACTGCAGCAGAGTTGATGAATATCAGCAAGCAATCTGAGGTTGCTCGTATGGTAAAGCAGCAGGGATTGGGTTTAGAAGAGTCGG
- the rsmH gene encoding 16S rRNA (cytosine(1402)-N(4))-methyltransferase RsmH — MSYHVPVLLKESVDALDIKPDGTYVDLTFGGGGHSAEILKRLGRKGRLYAFDQDSDAIANKPNDKRLTLIRGNFKFMRGFLRYHGVERVNGILADLGISSHHIDTPERGFSFRFSGALDMRMNPEALVSAKDVVNGYTVENLTYILKEYGEVENPRRVAHLIVEGRGMGYIATIEELMKVLEPATPRMNANKFLAKVFQAIRIEVNGELDSLALMLEQTGKILEHDGRLVVITYHSLEDRLVKNYMKAGNVDGVTQKDFFGKATVPFVLITRKSIEPSEEEQQQNSRSRSARMRVVKKV, encoded by the coding sequence ATGAGCTACCATGTTCCGGTTCTTTTGAAGGAGAGCGTGGACGCTCTTGACATAAAGCCTGATGGCACTTATGTAGACCTAACGTTTGGAGGTGGCGGTCACTCGGCCGAAATATTGAAGAGGTTGGGCCGCAAGGGCAGGCTATACGCGTTCGATCAAGACTCTGATGCCATTGCCAATAAGCCCAATGACAAACGCCTAACGCTAATTCGTGGGAATTTCAAGTTCATGCGCGGTTTTCTCCGCTACCATGGAGTGGAACGGGTGAATGGTATTCTTGCCGATCTTGGTATCTCCTCTCACCATATCGATACTCCAGAACGTGGCTTTTCATTCCGATTTTCGGGAGCGCTTGATATGCGCATGAATCCAGAAGCCTTGGTGTCGGCAAAGGATGTGGTCAATGGTTACACGGTGGAGAACCTCACCTATATTTTGAAGGAATACGGCGAGGTTGAAAACCCGAGGCGAGTGGCTCACCTTATTGTTGAAGGACGGGGGATGGGCTACATAGCCACCATAGAGGAGTTGATGAAGGTGCTGGAACCAGCAACCCCCAGAATGAATGCTAACAAATTTTTGGCAAAGGTATTTCAGGCAATAAGAATAGAGGTAAACGGTGAGCTGGATAGCTTAGCCTTGATGCTGGAGCAGACTGGAAAAATATTGGAGCATGACGGTAGGTTGGTGGTTATTACCTACCATTCGCTCGAGGATAGGCTCGTTAAGAACTACATGAAGGCTGGTAATGTGGATGGTGTAACCCAAAAGGATTTCTTTGGCAAGGCAACTGTGCCATTTGTGCTAATTACACGCAAGTCCATAGAACCGTCGGAAGAGGAGCAGCAGCAAAATTCGCGTTCGCGCAGTGCACGTATGCGGGTAGTAAAAAAGGTTTGA
- a CDS encoding 1-acyl-sn-glycerol-3-phosphate acyltransferase encodes MSQIFEGEPKKGVEEVKFLDVEEIIKKKNPKLLKLLPGFLIRYLKRVIHQDDLNGILQRHGHLHGIDFVNGSLADMGITYTVYGLENINPDGRYIFVSNHPLGGLDGLVFMSELRKHYSDIRFVVNDLLMNVRQLRELFIPVNKLGGQTTSYAKAIEETYASEAQVLYFPAGLCSRKVKGQILDLEWKKNFVSKAVKHHRDIVPVFFSGRNSNFFYNLANFRKLLGAKANIEMLYLVDEMFKQRGKKLSLVIGKPIPYQTFSSEKSAQEWTNWIREKAYGLANTQPK; translated from the coding sequence ATGAGTCAAATCTTTGAAGGCGAGCCAAAAAAAGGGGTGGAAGAGGTAAAATTCCTTGACGTGGAAGAGATTATCAAAAAGAAAAACCCTAAGCTACTCAAACTTCTACCTGGTTTTTTGATTCGATACCTCAAGCGCGTGATCCATCAGGATGATCTTAATGGCATTCTGCAACGCCATGGCCACCTTCATGGAATTGATTTTGTGAACGGCTCCTTGGCCGATATGGGTATAACCTATACTGTTTATGGCCTTGAGAATATTAACCCCGATGGTCGTTACATTTTTGTTTCAAACCACCCTCTTGGGGGGCTAGATGGTCTTGTCTTCATGAGCGAACTACGAAAACACTACTCCGATATTCGGTTTGTGGTGAACGATCTGCTGATGAACGTAAGGCAGCTGCGCGAGCTGTTTATTCCGGTTAATAAACTCGGTGGACAGACTACCAGCTATGCAAAGGCCATTGAAGAAACATACGCCTCCGAGGCTCAGGTGCTATACTTCCCCGCAGGATTATGCTCCCGAAAGGTAAAGGGTCAGATCCTTGATCTAGAATGGAAAAAGAACTTCGTGAGCAAGGCTGTTAAGCACCACCGCGATATAGTACCGGTTTTCTTCTCCGGTCGAAATTCCAACTTCTTCTACAACCTTGCAAATTTTCGTAAACTTTTGGGGGCCAAGGCGAACATAGAAATGCTTTACCTTGTTGATGAAATGTTTAAGCAACGGGGAAAGAAACTTTCGTTGGTTATAGGTAAGCCCATACCTTACCAAACATTTTCCAGTGAAAAGTCGGCCCAAGAATGGACTAACTGGATAAGAGAAAAGGCTTATGGCCTTGCAAATACGCAACCAAAATGA